The following are from one region of the Marinomonas sp. CT5 genome:
- a CDS encoding prephenate dehydratase — translation MPDQHLTLDAMQVVAYQGEPGAYSHLACKHTFPDWSSVHCASFVDALQMVERGEAYYAMIPVENSTAGRVEEIYRELKRTQLYVVKEHFEPVNHCLIARHSMSLDQITRIGSHPQALAQCDGNIKALGAKSLAMYDTAGAAKHIAEIEEPGLAVISSELAAQLYGLKILKTFFNDSEGNTTRFLVFSRQQKMPVHEEGKTYITSFMFRVRNIPAALYKAMGGFATQGINMLKLESYMVNGNFTATQFYVDVEAHFQSSSMQAALEELNFFSEEVRILGTYLADDYRLK, via the coding sequence ATGCCAGATCAACATCTAACCCTTGATGCGATGCAGGTTGTTGCCTACCAAGGTGAGCCTGGTGCCTATTCACACTTAGCTTGTAAACATACCTTTCCCGATTGGAGTAGTGTCCACTGCGCCTCCTTTGTTGATGCCTTACAAATGGTTGAGCGTGGAGAGGCTTATTACGCAATGATTCCAGTTGAAAATTCAACAGCGGGTCGGGTGGAAGAAATTTATCGGGAGCTTAAACGCACTCAACTTTATGTGGTTAAAGAGCATTTTGAGCCTGTAAATCACTGTTTGATTGCCCGCCACTCTATGTCTCTAGATCAAATTACGCGAATCGGTAGTCATCCTCAGGCTTTAGCTCAGTGTGATGGCAATATTAAGGCTCTTGGTGCCAAAAGTCTGGCGATGTATGACACGGCAGGAGCTGCTAAGCATATTGCTGAAATTGAGGAGCCTGGCTTGGCCGTTATTTCGTCTGAGTTAGCTGCACAATTGTATGGCCTTAAGATATTAAAAACGTTTTTTAATGATAGTGAAGGTAATACAACGCGTTTTTTGGTTTTTTCTCGTCAACAGAAAATGCCTGTGCATGAAGAGGGTAAAACTTATATCACTTCCTTTATGTTTCGTGTGCGCAATATCCCTGCTGCGCTTTATAAGGCGATGGGAGGCTTTGCGACTCAAGGCATCAATATGCTCAAGCTAGAAAGTTATATGGTCAATGGCAATTTTACTGCGACTCAATTTTATGTTGATGTTGAAGCACATTTTCAATCTTCTTCTATGCAAGCGGCACTTGAGGAGTTGAACTTCTTTTCTGAGGAAGTTCGTATATTAGGAACTTATTTAGCGGATGATTATAGGCTGAAGTAA
- a CDS encoding CDP-alcohol phosphatidyltransferase family protein — translation MLDTFFIKSLKHPLRVTALVIDKLGVKANWITLLGFFVGMLVLPALYFGNTTLALTCIVINRVMDGLDGAVARVQGPTDLGGYLDITLDFIFYSAVIFGFALMDSQENALAASFLIFSFMGTGSSFLAFAIMAEKRKIERLEYGRKSLYFLGGLAEGAETILFLVLICLFPSYFVVMAYVFGVICWITTATRIYAGYRTLV, via the coding sequence ATGTTAGATACGTTTTTTATAAAGAGTCTGAAGCATCCTCTAAGGGTTACCGCTCTGGTTATTGATAAGTTGGGCGTTAAAGCTAATTGGATTACTTTGTTGGGTTTTTTTGTTGGCATGTTGGTGTTGCCAGCCCTGTATTTTGGAAATACGACCTTGGCCCTGACTTGTATCGTCATTAACCGGGTCATGGATGGCTTAGATGGTGCGGTTGCTCGGGTTCAGGGGCCAACGGACTTAGGTGGTTATTTGGATATCACGTTGGATTTTATTTTTTATTCAGCGGTGATTTTTGGTTTTGCTTTAATGGATTCACAAGAAAATGCATTGGCTGCAAGCTTTTTAATTTTTTCTTTTATGGGAACAGGAAGTAGTTTTTTAGCGTTTGCCATCATGGCAGAGAAGAGAAAAATAGAGCGTTTAGAGTATGGTCGTAAATCTCTGTATTTTTTAGGGGGGTTAGCAGAAGGGGCAGAAACGATTCTCTTTCTAGTGTTGATCTGTCTATTTCCCAGTTATTTTGTTGTCATGGCGTATGTTTTTGGGGTGATATGTTGGATAACGACGGCAACTCGGATATATGCGGGTTACCGTACATTAGTTTGA
- the nrdB gene encoding class Ia ribonucleoside-diphosphate reductase subunit beta: MSYSTFNRKHFDSTKEPMFFGENVNVARYDQQKHPIFEKLIEKQLSFFWRPEEVDLSTDRKDFQRLEEHEQHIFLSNLKYQTLLDSVQGRSPNVALLPIVSLPELETWIETWSFSETIHSRSYTHIIRNIVNDPTKIFDDIVTNKEITKRADSVSIYYDRLIEMVNLYNTMGMGKFDIPGKGEIEISMPKLKKALYLTIASVNVLEAIRFYVSFACSFAFAERTLMEGNAKIIKLIARDEALHLTGTQHMLNLMASGKDDPEMAIIAAECQDEVRQIFIEAAEQEKEWATYLFKDGSMIGLNSQILGQYVEYITNVRMQAVGLETCFDTKHNPIPWINAWLVSDNVQVAPQEAEISSYLVGQTDNSLDDSDFDDFDL, translated from the coding sequence ATGAGTTACTCGACTTTTAACCGCAAGCACTTCGATAGTACAAAAGAACCTATGTTCTTTGGTGAAAATGTCAATGTTGCTCGCTATGACCAGCAAAAGCACCCTATTTTTGAAAAGCTAATAGAAAAACAATTGTCTTTCTTTTGGCGCCCTGAAGAAGTTGATCTATCTACAGATCGCAAGGATTTCCAACGCCTAGAAGAACATGAGCAGCACATTTTTTTAAGCAACCTTAAATACCAAACCCTGTTAGACAGTGTACAAGGGCGCTCACCTAACGTGGCTTTATTGCCGATTGTTTCATTGCCTGAATTAGAAACCTGGATCGAGACTTGGTCTTTCAGTGAGACCATTCACAGCCGCTCTTACACGCACATCATTCGTAATATCGTTAACGACCCAACCAAAATTTTTGATGACATTGTTACGAATAAAGAAATCACCAAACGTGCAGATAGCGTGTCTATCTACTATGACCGCCTAATTGAAATGGTCAATTTATACAACACTATGGGCATGGGGAAATTCGATATCCCAGGTAAAGGTGAAATTGAAATTTCTATGCCTAAGCTTAAAAAAGCTCTTTACCTGACCATCGCCTCAGTAAACGTACTGGAAGCTATTCGCTTTTACGTAAGCTTTGCTTGCAGTTTTGCTTTTGCTGAACGTACGTTAATGGAAGGCAATGCAAAAATCATTAAATTGATTGCCCGTGATGAAGCATTGCACTTAACAGGCACGCAACACATGTTGAACCTAATGGCTTCCGGTAAAGACGATCCAGAAATGGCCATTATTGCCGCAGAATGCCAAGACGAAGTTCGTCAAATCTTTATCGAAGCGGCGGAACAAGAAAAAGAATGGGCTACTTATCTATTTAAAGACGGATCAATGATAGGCCTAAACTCTCAAATCTTGGGCCAATATGTTGAATACATCACCAACGTGCGCATGCAAGCGGTTGGACTTGAAACTTGCTTTGATACTAAACACAATCCAATACCATGGATAAATGCTTGGTTGGTAAGTGACAATGTACAAGTTGCCCCACAGGAAGCAGAAATTAGCTCTTACCTAGTAGGTCAAACTGACAACAGCTTAGATGACTCAGACTTCGATGACTTCGATCTCTAA
- a CDS encoding response regulator transcription factor, which yields MISLVIADDHPLFRSALCGALRAEIEGVVVVESHDLDSTLQCLASLHDLDLLLLDLNMPGSGELYGLIRIRKDFPDVPVAVISGSEDSEMVAKVIDAGALGFIPKTSEPATYVEAIHAILAGDIWLPDALRQDVANQPKPDLSMQNKVAELTPQQYKVLCYLHEGLLNKQIAYELSISEATVKAHITAIFRKLEINNRTQAVLVASDLKLQMTSVQS from the coding sequence GTGATTTCACTTGTAATCGCGGATGATCACCCCTTGTTCCGTAGTGCACTATGTGGTGCACTACGGGCAGAAATTGAGGGTGTTGTGGTAGTCGAATCCCATGATTTGGATTCGACTTTGCAATGTTTGGCGAGCCTCCATGACCTTGATCTACTGCTGTTGGATTTAAACATGCCTGGCAGCGGTGAGTTATATGGCCTTATTAGAATTCGTAAAGATTTCCCCGATGTTCCTGTTGCTGTGATTTCTGGTAGTGAAGATAGTGAAATGGTAGCGAAGGTTATAGATGCTGGCGCACTTGGGTTTATTCCTAAAACGAGTGAACCTGCAACTTATGTTGAAGCCATTCATGCAATCTTGGCGGGTGATATATGGTTACCCGATGCTCTTAGACAGGATGTTGCAAATCAGCCCAAGCCAGATCTTTCTATGCAAAATAAAGTGGCTGAGCTTACCCCTCAGCAATATAAAGTGCTTTGCTATTTACACGAAGGATTGTTGAACAAGCAAATTGCTTATGAGTTGTCTATTTCTGAAGCCACAGTGAAAGCACATATCACTGCGATATTTCGCAAGTTAGAAATTAATAACAGAACTCAAGCTGTATTGGTTGCTAGTGATTTGAAACTGCAAATGACTTCGGTACAGAGTTAG
- the yidD gene encoding membrane protein insertion efficiency factor YidD: MRLMKRIFVTLVKGYQFLISPLLGNNCRFYPTCSHYMIQAIERFGIVKGTYLGVKRLLKCHPWHEGGIDPVPDSCQCKDKHKSD, translated from the coding sequence ATGCGACTTATGAAAAGAATCTTCGTAACATTGGTAAAAGGTTATCAGTTTCTAATTAGCCCATTACTAGGGAACAACTGCCGCTTTTACCCAACTTGTTCGCACTATATGATCCAAGCGATAGAGCGCTTTGGTATTGTGAAAGGAACCTATCTAGGTGTGAAGAGATTATTGAAATGTCATCCATGGCATGAAGGTGGAATAGATCCAGTTCCCGACTCATGTCAGTGCAAAGACAAACATAAATCAGATTAA
- a CDS encoding alpha/beta fold hydrolase: MKVYLLTNKVSMIHAKQYGSSGPDLIVIHGLFGNADNWHSIAQGLAEHFTVHCIDLPNHGKSDSMSDASYPKMAEAVLDWAKLNEIRSFYLLGHSMGGKVAMQMAAIATKGLIKKLIIVDIAPVDYEPSHTKILEGLQAINKSKPSSRKEADTLLSQYESNLTVRQFLLKNLVRKESGFELALSVDNIASSYSTILKKPHIKDPVDIPTLFIKGENSDYIVAEYQDAISTLFPNANFKMIVGTGHWLHAEKPLPFTSLVRRFLE, translated from the coding sequence ATGAAAGTATATTTACTTACAAACAAGGTTTCTATGATACACGCAAAACAATATGGCTCGTCAGGCCCGGATCTTATTGTCATACATGGTTTATTTGGCAATGCAGACAACTGGCACTCGATTGCACAAGGGTTAGCAGAGCACTTTACCGTTCACTGTATCGATCTTCCTAACCACGGTAAATCAGACAGTATGTCTGACGCTAGCTATCCCAAAATGGCGGAAGCGGTACTTGACTGGGCAAAGTTAAATGAAATCCGTTCCTTTTATCTACTCGGCCACTCGATGGGTGGCAAAGTCGCTATGCAAATGGCGGCAATCGCAACAAAAGGTCTCATAAAAAAGCTCATAATTGTAGACATTGCACCGGTCGATTATGAACCCAGCCACACAAAAATTTTAGAAGGTTTACAGGCCATTAATAAATCAAAACCGTCATCTAGAAAAGAAGCGGACACTTTACTAAGCCAATATGAATCTAATCTAACCGTCAGACAATTCTTACTAAAAAACTTAGTTAGAAAGGAGAGCGGCTTCGAACTCGCTCTCTCTGTGGACAATATAGCCAGCAGTTATTCTACTATCCTAAAAAAACCACACATTAAAGATCCGGTTGATATCCCAACATTATTTATCAAGGGTGAGAATTCAGACTATATCGTGGCAGAATATCAAGACGCTATTTCAACGCTCTTTCCAAACGCGAATTTTAAAATGATAGTCGGAACAGGCCATTGGTTACACGCTGAAAAGCCCTTACCTTTTACCAGTTTAGTAAGACGATTTTTAGAATAG
- the acs gene encoding acetate--CoA ligase — MKSLYSATSNEAAKNANVSQAEFEQRYQESIENPEKFWGQEGKRLDWFKPYTKVKNTSFKRGEVNIKWFEDGELNVAYNCIDRHLATSANKVAYYCEGDVESNEKVSITYQTLHDEVGRLANLLKRQGVTKGDRVAIYMPMIPQAVYAMLACARIGAIHSVIFGGFSAHAIADRLNDCEVKLVITADEGRRAGNTIPLKHNVDMALDNNACPSVEKVVVYRYTQKDVAWVEGRDLDWAVEVESESTQCQAEPMNAEDPLFILYTSGSTGKPKGVVHTTGGYLVYASLTHELVFDLKPDDIYWCAADVGWITGHSYMVYGPLANGATSILFEGVPTYPDSGRIGRVVDKFGVTILYTAPTAIRALMAKGDEATRSSKRDSLRVLGSVGEPINPEAWSWYYNEIGNSSCPIVDTWWQTETGGMMMTPRVVQGNVRPGSCTGPLYGVQPALVDAQGVLQEEQGVLVEGGLVITDSWPGQARTVYGDHERFEQTYFSTFEGMYFTGDGASRDEDGHYWITGRMDDVLNVSGHRLGTAEIESALVAHPSVAEAAIVGYPHDIKGQGIYVYVSAVAGITPDEELTKSLKQFVRQEIGPIATPDLIQWASKGLPKTRSGKIMRRILRKIAANEHDQLGDTSTLADPSVVDDLIENRLNV; from the coding sequence ATGAAGTCATTATATAGCGCGACCTCAAATGAGGCGGCAAAAAATGCCAATGTGAGTCAAGCAGAGTTTGAACAACGCTATCAAGAATCGATTGAAAACCCAGAAAAGTTTTGGGGACAAGAAGGCAAGCGTTTGGACTGGTTTAAACCTTATACCAAAGTTAAAAATACTTCATTTAAGCGCGGCGAAGTTAATATTAAGTGGTTTGAAGATGGTGAGCTAAATGTTGCTTATAACTGTATTGATCGCCACTTAGCAACGTCTGCTAACAAAGTTGCTTATTACTGTGAAGGTGATGTTGAAAGTAACGAAAAAGTCTCGATTACCTATCAAACATTGCATGACGAAGTGGGGCGTTTAGCAAACTTATTGAAACGTCAGGGTGTGACAAAAGGTGACCGTGTCGCTATATACATGCCAATGATTCCGCAAGCTGTTTATGCCATGTTGGCTTGTGCACGAATCGGGGCTATTCACTCTGTTATTTTTGGTGGCTTTTCTGCCCACGCTATAGCTGACCGCTTAAATGATTGTGAAGTGAAGCTGGTTATTACTGCAGATGAAGGGCGTCGCGCAGGTAATACAATCCCTCTTAAACATAATGTTGATATGGCGTTGGATAATAACGCTTGTCCATCCGTTGAAAAGGTTGTGGTTTACCGATATACCCAAAAAGATGTGGCTTGGGTTGAAGGTCGTGATCTTGATTGGGCTGTTGAAGTGGAAAGCGAAAGCACACAGTGCCAAGCCGAACCCATGAATGCGGAAGATCCGCTATTTATTCTTTATACATCCGGATCAACAGGTAAACCAAAAGGTGTGGTACACACAACAGGTGGGTATCTAGTATATGCCTCTTTAACCCATGAATTAGTCTTTGACCTTAAACCTGATGATATTTATTGGTGTGCAGCCGATGTGGGCTGGATCACAGGTCATAGTTATATGGTGTATGGGCCACTTGCTAACGGTGCGACGAGTATCTTATTTGAAGGTGTGCCAACGTACCCTGATTCGGGCCGAATCGGTCGAGTTGTCGACAAATTTGGTGTAACCATTCTTTATACTGCTCCAACCGCTATTCGAGCTCTGATGGCGAAAGGGGATGAGGCAACTCGCTCAAGCAAACGTGACTCTTTGCGTGTGTTAGGCAGTGTTGGTGAGCCAATTAACCCTGAAGCATGGTCTTGGTATTACAACGAAATTGGTAACTCTTCTTGTCCTATTGTTGATACTTGGTGGCAAACTGAAACAGGTGGCATGATGATGACGCCACGAGTAGTCCAAGGCAATGTCAGGCCAGGGTCATGTACTGGTCCTTTATATGGCGTACAGCCAGCCTTGGTTGATGCCCAAGGTGTCTTGCAAGAAGAACAGGGTGTATTGGTTGAAGGTGGCTTGGTGATTACGGATTCTTGGCCGGGTCAGGCTCGAACTGTATACGGTGACCATGAGCGCTTCGAACAAACGTATTTCAGTACTTTTGAAGGTATGTATTTTACTGGTGATGGCGCTTCACGTGATGAAGATGGTCATTATTGGATTACTGGACGTATGGACGATGTGCTTAACGTATCAGGACACCGATTAGGAACAGCTGAGATTGAAAGTGCGTTAGTTGCCCATCCTTCTGTTGCTGAAGCCGCTATTGTAGGGTATCCCCATGATATTAAAGGCCAAGGTATCTACGTTTATGTAAGTGCGGTTGCTGGCATTACACCTGATGAAGAACTGACAAAATCATTGAAGCAGTTTGTTAGGCAGGAAATTGGGCCGATTGCTACGCCAGACCTTATTCAATGGGCCAGTAAAGGCTTACCGAAAACCCGGTCCGGCAAAATCATGCGTCGAATTTTGAGAAAAATTGCGGCGAATGAACATGATCAATTAGGCGATACAAGTACTTTAGCTGATCCGAGTGTGGTTGATGATTTAATCGAAAACCGTTTAAATGTGTGA
- a CDS encoding TonB-dependent receptor, with protein MKTSWLYVGSFLLSSLSLCVEAQDLSMAMGDFSELNAYDDFFDSIPVVVTPSKIAQPRVDVSSTLSVLDGEFIRRVNVQYVEDLLQFVPGFSVVPYKSSSQKEASYHGTQLNQYRRIQVLVNGRSVYSVGLARVEWATLPLSIEDVARVEINRGPNAASYGINSFFAVVNIITRSPLETLGNSITAYSGSRGGYRLYGQHSGLNNDWSYRASASTNSVHGYDEDFYGNDRHDGHKTSMGNVVIQRDTSTSLFDLDMGASSLRGKIDPMEYRVNSTLGGRDTNKPMRLIDREHIKMSYSSQVSPSHELKIQYYYDQSDLGEYHTAHLKKDIYNALFSASSLTDMDVSYNVDLLETRQDLELQSLWEASNQLRIISAIGYRWDEAKSEHYLSGKATDEVFRLSSNLEYLVDDNWVINTGAMLERSEISDTFLSPKFGVTYKLSEQESIRFNVSRAVRTPDLSDQYFKWHYVLLNGETSSTTYAVNGEQEEKITSYEAGYYHYWPMYGLSFDMKLYHDEVLDMVASDKKFIALSSDRPIEEGITEDVNINGIELELDWRFRSGAITRITYAYQDTQTHNADLLKATTPMMISAFGSLPLTEHWAVQGYYWYGQRLGGRDYKLLNTWVSYDLSLGGLSKATAGIGVQSRLDDNPLASINNNFTEDFSAYVYTNITF; from the coding sequence ATGAAAACTTCTTGGTTATATGTTGGTAGCTTTCTTTTGTCGAGCTTAAGTTTATGTGTGGAAGCGCAAGATTTGTCTATGGCAATGGGCGATTTTTCTGAGCTGAATGCCTATGATGACTTTTTTGACTCTATTCCTGTTGTTGTGACGCCCTCCAAAATAGCACAGCCTAGAGTAGACGTTTCTTCCACATTATCTGTATTAGATGGTGAATTTATTCGTCGCGTTAATGTGCAGTACGTTGAAGACCTCTTGCAGTTTGTGCCGGGATTCTCTGTTGTGCCGTATAAATCATCCAGTCAAAAAGAAGCGTCTTATCATGGTACGCAATTAAACCAATATCGACGTATTCAAGTGCTGGTCAATGGGCGTTCTGTCTATAGTGTTGGATTGGCTCGTGTTGAATGGGCTACATTACCATTAAGTATTGAAGATGTTGCTCGGGTTGAAATTAATCGCGGTCCAAATGCGGCTAGCTATGGTATTAACTCGTTTTTTGCTGTGGTGAATATTATTACTCGCTCTCCTTTAGAAACCTTAGGTAATAGCATTACTGCCTATTCGGGATCTCGAGGAGGTTACCGTTTGTATGGTCAACACAGTGGTTTAAATAATGATTGGAGTTATCGAGCTTCAGCTTCTACCAACTCGGTTCATGGTTATGATGAAGACTTTTATGGCAATGATCGGCATGATGGTCATAAGACCTCAATGGGGAATGTTGTCATACAAAGAGATACTTCAACAAGTTTGTTTGATTTGGATATGGGGGCAAGCAGCTTAAGAGGAAAAATTGATCCTATGGAATATAGGGTAAACTCTACTTTGGGGGGAAGAGATACCAATAAGCCAATGCGCTTGATTGACCGAGAACATATAAAAATGAGCTATTCTAGCCAAGTTTCCCCTAGCCATGAGTTAAAAATACAGTATTACTATGATCAATCTGATTTAGGGGAATATCATACAGCTCATTTAAAAAAGGATATTTATAATGCACTATTCTCTGCTTCTAGTTTAACCGATATGGATGTTTCTTATAACGTTGATTTATTAGAAACACGTCAAGACTTAGAGTTGCAAAGTTTATGGGAAGCTTCAAATCAACTTCGTATTATTTCAGCCATTGGTTATCGTTGGGATGAAGCAAAATCTGAACATTACCTTTCAGGTAAAGCGACAGATGAAGTTTTTCGCCTCTCTTCAAACCTAGAATATTTAGTGGATGACAATTGGGTAATTAATACCGGTGCAATGCTTGAGCGTAGCGAAATTAGTGATACGTTTTTATCTCCAAAGTTTGGTGTAACTTACAAACTTTCAGAGCAAGAATCGATTCGATTTAATGTGTCTAGGGCAGTACGTACGCCAGATTTATCCGATCAATATTTTAAATGGCATTATGTTTTATTGAACGGAGAAACATCGTCTACGACCTATGCCGTTAATGGTGAGCAGGAAGAAAAAATCACTTCTTATGAAGCGGGGTATTATCATTATTGGCCCATGTATGGTTTATCTTTTGATATGAAGTTATACCATGATGAAGTGCTTGATATGGTGGCTAGCGACAAAAAATTTATCGCTTTAAGTAGTGACCGACCTATAGAAGAAGGCATTACTGAAGATGTCAATATTAATGGTATCGAGCTTGAACTTGACTGGCGCTTTCGCTCAGGTGCGATCACTCGTATTACTTATGCCTATCAAGATACTCAAACACATAATGCTGATTTGCTAAAAGCGACAACACCAATGATGATTTCTGCCTTTGGGAGCTTACCTTTGACTGAGCATTGGGCTGTTCAAGGTTATTATTGGTACGGTCAAAGGTTAGGGGGGCGCGATTATAAACTATTGAACACTTGGGTATCTTATGATTTATCGCTTGGTGGTTTATCTAAAGCCACTGCAGGGATCGGTGTTCAGTCTCGCTTGGATGATAATCCTCTGGCTTCCATCAATAACAATTTTACGGAAGATTTTTCTGCCTATGTCTACACTAATATCACTTTCTAA
- the yfaE gene encoding class I ribonucleotide reductase maintenance protein YfaE, translating to MTSISKSANLEKTEQVHRVLLGKKQILVTEEEPLLIQLERAGIHVEYQCREGYCSSCSIKLLWGSVMYPFEPLAWVQSGYLLACCAIVKSDIEIAFFD from the coding sequence ATGACTTCGATCTCTAAATCAGCAAATCTAGAAAAAACAGAGCAAGTACATCGCGTATTATTGGGTAAAAAACAAATTCTCGTTACTGAGGAAGAACCTTTATTAATACAATTGGAGCGTGCTGGTATTCATGTAGAATACCAGTGTCGTGAGGGTTACTGCTCTTCTTGCTCGATTAAACTCTTATGGGGGAGCGTTATGTACCCATTTGAGCCTTTAGCTTGGGTACAAAGTGGTTATTTATTAGCTTGCTGCGCAATTGTAAAAAGTGACATTGAAATCGCTTTTTTTGATTGA